The DNA region TAATGTAccacttgttgttgttattgttcaACATTTaccaatttattcattgaaaGAGTCATTGGAAAACAGTTGATGTTGCTCATAAATCATAACATGTTGGGTTCGTGCGTATAAAAGAATATACCGCCTCTACTGAAGAGCTTGCCTCTATCAGAGCGCTTGCCTCAATAGCAACGACGTGTATATTATCAACTCAACACTCAACAGACAATTTGAGATCTTCTTTTGAAATTGGTCTCTACTCTCTTGCCACTTTCaaatcataacaaaaattttattatcaagtcaataattatatcaacatTAAGTGCTTTATAAACAATACAAGTCAAtatgtgttattatttttttttacacttacAAGTGGTTATGAAAAGTAGTGAAAagtatatttgaaaaagttttggTGAAAAGTGATGATGATCATAGTTTTGTATGTGTAGTGGAGTGTAGTGAGTTGTGTAGTGCTTGTGTTTCATTATTGAACCTGTTGATGATGAGGTTGAATCATCACATGAACTACATGGAGTACATCATCATCTGGTCTTCATGGAGTGCAGTATCCTGAGCAATTTTGATGATCAACGTGGGAAGATGAACATCCGTTTAAAAGGtaggattttatttaattaataattttatttatataattgaatttattttatttctttcggtcattctgcatttttttttttcaaccttgATCTATGTATTATgtgataattgaatatatcaCTCGTATCGTTATCGTTATCATTTACACCGGTGTACATAGAAAAgataattagtttattattaaatccaTTTAAATTTGCTGCTTTAAGCGCaacatcatattttatttttttttacaatgtgtTATTTGAAgatttggagtaaaaaaaaaatcaagtgtttaatttttttttggtaagtaaatattttattttactttttccaagtttatgtttttttaaacgtcatttataaaaataatgcctTTGAAATTACTTGttacttgtttatttacaaCCGTAAAAGTCTCCTGGAGGCAACAAAAATTCGACAACAATTTGTATAACATCATAGTTATAGACAGTTATAGATCAAGACTAGATAGAAATCGTTCTTGTCATAGATAGAACTTTCATTCACGAGTTCTACCTATGACAAGGACGATCTCTAACTAGTTTTTAGTCTTGATCTGTAACTATGGATGACGTTATAAATTGTTGTCGAGATTTTGTTGAGAGTATACTTTCTATATTGAGTGTGCATTTCATGATGACGTTTGCATGTGCTAGACTTTTACAgttgtaaataaaacaagtaacAAGTAATGTCAAACTcagtattttttcaagtacaacaaagtgtttgataaattttttctaataaacatttaattaaagatttttaataattctctTCTTGGgacaaattaaaacaacatgactaattcaaataaatctcCAAGTGATgacatcaaagaaaaaaaaacaataatgtcACAGGTTAGTTAATtaactattaaataaataaattagactttttaaatttatatagatatttagtttaaagattttattattattatactttttgcTTATAGATGCAAGTTGTTGAAGATTGTCTCAAGGATTCATTACATCGAGTTgatgtaattgaaaaaaatttagcaacACAATTATTAACTAGTGAACGTCGTGAACGTCTTGAAAAAGAATTAGAATTAGTTAaagaagttttaaaaaaaaatgatgcacaacttaaaaatttaagaaaagaaaatacaaaatcattTATCATTGTTGGTACAATTGTTTTTGCTGTTTATCTTATTTATGGTCTTTATTGTATGTACtataatacaatttaatttaatatttatttttttaattaaatactgGATCATCTAAAACATatcgaaaaaatatcaagggattatcaaataaaatttgtatttattttttacatttagtTTAATCTCTTCaaacaataaatgaattatttttttgattaattatgttgaaattttatgatttaatagataaaaaataatactttatgtcaaaaataatgtaattataGTTTCAACAtaaagtaattaatattttttataaataaaaataaaaaatacttttctagctaaaaaaatatattttttaaaattttataatattattattcaaatgacTTCATTTGTCTTCCTTCTGAATcactgattattattatgctattaaattataatttacaaatataattgtcGAAAATATCGttatgtttttgttattttattgatgaattatttaccATAATTTATTGACTAATTTATCCAGCTCTCACATCACCagtctttaatttttatagccaataaaaaaagtattttttactGAACTCATTTGGGTTTTGTCTGTGAATTtataatgactttttttttttgcttatgataattttattacgtTATGATAGACCCttgaatttattaagtattattaaaagatttttatttttttaatattttattattatttaaaaatagagtattgtttttataacaaGTAGAAATGCTGATTGATTTAAAAAGCTTTAGTATAAATCCAAAGTCTCTGTGTTATTAGCAATAGAAAccccacttttttttaatagacaaaaaatcagctttataaatatttaaagtatattaataattttaaaacgacATAAAAGCTCTTTTACGATTCATGAGCTAtctgaaacaataaaaattttcatgacgATATTTAGAATtaatgtttgataaataatttgtttatatctttaaatatataattatttatttttaacattacatCTCTTCTATTGtccatcgaaaaaaaattaattatcatcctgaaaaattataaaaaggaatacctgaaaaataaaataggtgatagataattttttaaatacatatagcTTTATActatcattcaatttttttattgtccaCCGAAAATTCTcacattaattttcattattatcatgatgataataataactatattttttgaaaactaTAATTATCATTCTTTCGTGAACAGTTTATTGCACTTTTGTATAATCGAATTTCGAATTAACAATCATACACTTAAATCCATTTAATTTCACTCagcaatttttcaaaatagaacaaaaaattaaaatgattcactattttttttttttttttctcaaattttcaTACACACAATTTAACCATTAGcttcattatcattaaattttattgttataattattattattatcgtaatactataaatttttaaatcttaaaaacttttttttttttttttttaagttgttAAATCACACCGATAGACACAGTTACATGTgacagataaaattattttttaataattaatatacacagtaaatgttatttaatatattatatataaacaaatataattaattgaaataataatataataaatataaaaacaaaattcgaaaaaaatattaataaaatttttgaagtcTGACTATTTGTCATAGACACTccttgcatatatatatttatttattttattttttttttcatatatttgtgtattttGTTTGTGTTATGATTGGTGGATTGTAGGTAGAGATGATTGTTAAAAGCTCATGGTGATGTTGGTAGTtgtaaaaaagagaaaaaaaaaaaaaaattttgttgggCATAAAAGAAATATGATGGTCATGTTCTGATTGGTTATGAGAAATCGATTAGCTTACCAAGCTATCATCCATAACAGGGTGAGGCTTAGAGCTTTTCTTGTCTACCacgaaaatttcatatatatatatttaaaagtgggggtaaaattttatcagttAGTAACGCCCTACCTAGCGACCAACGCAACCAGAGCTTTTCACCCTCTCAATTCCCTCTCTCTAAATTTTACTAACTTTATTTTCCCTCCTTCTATTTATCACGTATATATCACCTCATCACCACCATTACACAATTTCAGCTTTACCATGGCAACCAATTCGCCAACCGGTGACGATGGTGACCTATACCGATTTATCCCTTCTTTTTTTCGcaatatttttgtcattttttttttttagaaaatatttcatagaaataattttttttttctaattgtttattaaattaattttgaaaaattaatatagcttttttgttctttatatggatgatggaaaaaaaaaaaagaaaatgcagTAATTGCGTTTAACGATATGAAGACATGtttgagattttttaaaaaaatttgtcactTTAATAAACAATGGAGCAAtgtcttttaattatttaattttatgtactttattttattcatcattattattaatattattataataatttattcatttttttttttgaatattaattgatgttattttttagacTAGATGCCCATTGCTACTCACCTAAGCTAAACATAAAAACACCCGATCTACATTTTATCAGTttctcttaattttttttttataacatatttttttttttttgtttactaaaAGGATTTTTAATTCGTagggaatttttatttgtttttgattagttttgattatattttttatttttttttttgtatgatagATACTATAACTTGAGAGTAATAGTTTGACAGaggtacaattttttttttggtttttttttttaattttctgatTTTCAGAAGAGGGTGtccactttattttttttattataatattttttttttctcactcaaAAAGCTttatgatttttctatatttacaATTCACTTTTGAGTTGAGATAATtttgatgtaattattatatttaatatataaaaaataaatatacatgaataataaaataaaagctgattttacaattgaaaaaaaaaaaacaaatttaaaataaaaaaattaaactaagttaacaacaaataaattttatgataattcagatatattaattaatatcattttttggttttgCTAATGTTAGAGAGTGTGTCACCctcatccttttttttttttttcacttattaAAAGTAGACTGTGTATTCCTCCATAAATacataacaattaatttaaaaattaatttacaatacatatatattatttataatttacttataattaaagtattatttttttttaatcttctgttattattaacagttattttcatcaattatcactaacaaaaaaaaaaaaaaaaaaacagttttgaAAATAAGAGTtccttgataaaatttattttcacattatcgttttttttctttcttctaattgtaaaattattagattgattttttttttgtttatttaaaaaatcgacTAACATCACGTTTATATTAATtagtatatatacaattttttgctGCACGCATTCATAAAATATCGCTGTTCCAATAATATCAAGTGATAAACACTTGATATAGTCAGACACAGTGATtggtgttttttaaaaaaaattagacaaatgatatttaacaaaatattttaaatcaatattgtcCTTGATGgtgtaatgattttttattacaacattaaaaattcGATACTTAAATAAACGCATGCGTATACATTCATCATCAGCtaatctcaaaaaaaataaaaaataaaaaacaccaATCAATTTTAGCTTTATCCATATTTGCAACGGAATTATTACTTAATATTCATACACAGTTAaaacaaggaaaaaaatatataacgatgatgctaataatattaaaaaacaattaaattaataatacatttttttatggaatataaaaaaaaaactataatcgccattttaaatcattatcatatttacaaatgtaaattccttttttttcttttttgacaATTCACTTTGAGATTTTGTTCAAGTGAATAATATGGCACACAATTTGAGTATGgcacttttttcttttattacgtacaaaaaaaaaaaaataataataatcataataatttatataaacaagcaaataaaaatattaaataatttaattttcatcttttttttttttgtcgctgtgtatataatgatttaaaaaaattttttttttgttattacttGAGTTAAAATGtgctttgtttattatttttttaaaaaaaaaaatttaaaattttaagaatTGTATTTTAACGTGGTGTACCAAGTGCACCCCAATGTTCAGGGGTGGGTCATGCGTAATGAGGATAAGTGCCAAGATGTGGTGGCACGTGACCTGAAGCTGTATGATGTCCAGCGTATAAATTTGCTCCAGGACTTGACCAATAACTTGATGCTGATTGAAATAAACCACCAGGTACTGAAACAGATACTGATGCTGCTGGTGGTGGCATTAAATTTAACTTAGCATGACCATAACCTGACATAAATAATTcactttgatatttatatgcTGCTGGATCAGCAGCTGCTGGTTGTGTTGCTGCTGCTAATCCttgaaaatcaaatttatatgcATATCTTTTACCATGTACTTTTGTCATGATATTTTTGTCATAATAGTACCTAAaatcagataaatttaaactaattttattatttttattttaaattataaataatgaataataatttttatttttttagtcaaaatttattatcatttgcgactttgaataaatttttctatttcttttttttttttgttgataaactaATCAACTTTAAttcgttaatatttttatttccccatattttattgatttattatttaatgaaaaatgaaattttattacgGATTTATATGGTGATGCGATGGTGTTGGAATATCGAGCAATTATCGTCACGCCAACGGAAAAGCAAGAAACGCAAATATAACTGAGcccattacttttttttttttttttttgtgtcagtTAAAAATGGGTGGTATATAGCATCAGGGTGAAAATTGTCACCGAGTAAAAAGCTAAATGTAtagatagataaaaaaaaataaaataaaataaacgataAATGCAGACGATGATAGAGTAAAAGCACGACGGGTGGGTAATCAAATCGGGGAAACTGATCGAAAAATAATAGCCTCCGCCTCTTTGCTAGAAATTTTCAGTGAACATGGACAAACGATTTCTCTCtgatattacaaaaattttatttaccatttGGAGATGATTGAAATTTGTCTCTGACCCtctcttatatttttatctcatataataatagcaaaaacaaaatcactataaatgttttttaaaaaagaaataatgttGCCGCGATAGACGATAAtcacgatacgatacgatacgatacgataatcaCGATAGACGATACGATAATCCAAATTTTCATCGTGACGATATGGCGAGACGATACGAGAATTTCCTCACGATAATAACgtcaaaaatttgaaatgagctatcctcgtagatttttttttattaaattgtgtaaaACCCCAGcaagtctagaaaaaaaaatgggaatttttgaaaccgtCAAAAGAGGGTAGGGAGTGGATTTTAAgggttttcaatttttttgtcaatgattttaagtgtttttaattttttcgtctatggcagagttgagctatcctcgttattttttctttattaaattgtgtaggACCTAGacaaacttagaaaaaaaatgagaatttttgaaaccgtCAAATAAGGGTAGAGAGTAAATTTTAgctgtttttcatttttccgaCTATGATGGAAatgagctatcctcgtaattttttttttattaaattttgtaggACCCCAGcaagtctagaaaaaaaaatgggaatttttaaacaaatcaaagataattttaggcttttaatttttgtcaatgattttaagTGTTTTGATTTTTGTCTATCGCAGAGTtgctatcctcgtaatttaTTAGTTGTACTCAGcaagtctagaaaaaaaaataggaatttTTGAAACTGTCAAAAAAGGGTAGGGAGTGGATTTCAAGGGTTCTCAATTCTTTTGCcaattaattagttttataaaatgtaattttaaattatttacaagaaTTTCGTCATATTCACGATATTCTcgtaataattacaaaaatatcatcatattCACGACAATTTCGCAATAGTAACAAGATTATCGTGGAGAATCTCGTCGATATTATCGGCGATAATGTCGACGATAATTTTGACGATAGTCATGACAtcgacgatacgatacgataatgcATTCGACGATACGATAATTTCGTGAAAATTtcacgatacgatacgataatgactggattatcgtatcgtatcgtatcgcggcaacactaaaaagaaataaaatataatttaccttAAAGCTCGCGATAATTTGTCATAATTCATATTGGGTTTTGATTTTCTTTCACCCCAACGTCTTGCAACTTCATCAGGATCTGTCAGCTTAAATTCACCATTTGTACCTTCCCACGTAATACAAGCTGCATTACTTGAATCTGATAATAATTCCAATAAAAATTGCCATAATTGTATTTGACCAGAGCCAGAACTTGCAAGTCGACTACTGGTTGCACCAAACATTTGATAtggatctaaaaaaaaattaacaattatatatgaaataaatataaataaataaattctaaattattaaatacatttttttttaaaatttatatataaattttacaagagccaaaaaataaaacaatagtacggtaattttatcaagcatcatatttaacaattatttcatttgacaaatatatatttgagagAAAATATACCTATTTATTATATGGTACTTATAAATCTCGACTCTTttgactatcttttttttttttttcttttagtctttttattattattattattatttagccCTTCCAAATTTCTCGTTGCTCACTCTCGAGAGCTTTACAATGCGTCATCAGCGTCGCTTACAACTACCATGTTTCACGAGGACCCTACAGTCAACATACAAAAGATATATAATCGCAACCCTGACAATGGAAATAGTGAAGTTCGTTTGgatcataataatttcaattgaaacaTTCAATGTACATGAGTGCCAACGAACGCCTGTCAGATTATATCGTAACCAATTCATATTGTCTTatcacaaataatatataaaaagaaaaaaaaaattatatattaaaaagattgtatttgaaatagaaaaaaaaaacgacatatATATCGTtgaaatgtatttatatatgaggAATGAAaactaatatattatttaaaaataatttcaagatatttattgataaaaaaaaaatggatagaagaattttaaattaatggtaTTCAATTGAAGctcataatttttcttgtatataataaaagaaaataatgattgaattacaaatataaatacgaaaaaaaaaaatataataaaataaagaataagatgaagaacaaaaaaacatcAGCTATTTCAAAGATCAGTAAAGATTTCAAAGGTTGTATATATATCGAAATGAGGTTTAGTAAATTCCATACGATCGGCCCTCGATCAAGCGGTAATTCACTTACAAGTTAATAACGACAACAGTAGAAGGGTGTGGTTGGATAACAATTTGTCTGGATTGTAATTTACCAAGGGGAAAATATCCAACCAAACAAATCTGAAAtccacaaataaataaataaataaataaaagaataaactaaaaaaaaaaacaattaaaataagttaactttataaaaaatttttttaaataaaaattcaacttaataaatcaaatgtaaataaaaaaataatgtgtaaGAGGGGTTGTGGGGTTAACGATCAATGTAATCGCAGGgggtcattttatttttagtctaTTGAATTGACAATACGTTCAGATTTTTGTGTTACgcatcatcaaaaatttattgtttattacaaaatgatttaatgtcaaaatatatttatatttgctgtattttatgataaatatattttgatattttttatttttaaacttaccGGGTTGTCTGAGATGTGAGTGTGTGTCCAGTGCTGATTTGGACAGGCCACTGCCGTAAcctatagataaaataaataaaaaattcaatatataatttttttagtatatatttacaataacaaaaaaaaatatatatttactttcgaaaaaattcacatgtttattttttcaaagtgaCAAGAAGTCAAACAAGTCTTAGGCTATATTCGTTAGgctagtatatatatatgtatatttagtTTGGTATACAAAGATGATAAAAGAAAGtgataaaaggaaaaaaaaaaaaaataagatcaAACTGGTGGATTGGCAAAGAGACGAGCTTGAATGAATTGAAGCGTTAGAATTAGCTAGAAAGGATTTTCATGTAAGCAAACATAGACCCTTACAAGTGCTTGGTTTCTACCCTACATTGGCATTCGTGCAGAAATTTAAGAAATACCATAGAATggtcattttatatttttcaaaaattcatatatcaaatcgaaattataattttttttcaaaaaaattaattccaaAAATAGCagggtatttttaaatttaataaaatgttaatattaaattttttaaatattaaattaacatttttttttctaaaatttcaatgtggtttaactttttttttttaaatataattttgcacgcatattttgcaaataaaaaaaacttgaattttcatattataaaaatatcgtataatatatatatgacgaGTGTAAGATAATTTGATGTTAGTCACGTACAATACCCTCATAAAATATCAGAGTGAGAAAATCTGTTTTGGAGTCTCTTGACAATGCTCCTTAATTTTCATTTCCTTCTGTATAGCCATGGCCAATTCGCAGTTTTGCCTCAAGCATATATCTCACTATCCGACGGCAATAGAATCCAAAGAGAATTTCAAGCCCCAATGTTGTTCAATATATacacagatatatatataaattgtaatcGTTATATAGGGGTGATCGATCATAACTTCATCAATTACTATACCATTGATGTCCAGTCATTGAAAGCCAATAATACTCACAGCTAATCAACCATGCTCAAAGCTTTGACAACTGATTACAAATTCAATGACTTGAAATGTAATTGTAAACTTGTATATTACATGTATTGCAGTTTTGTTATCAATAATAACGTTCATCATCAAATagtttcaaaattaaaaatcagtattattaaacaaaaactaATTTGCAATAGctgtaaattgttttttagaaaaaaaattttcatttttcttttgtcaaaatgattttgtttttaaaattaaacgtagcaagtattttttttttacatgataatATGCTTCTGTGTGTCTGAAGTGAAATATGCGACAGTGCGGAATACAGTAGTATAGGATCCTTTGATCCTTTACACTTGAAGTTTACAAGTCACTACTACaaaataagaaatttaaaaaaaggggGATGTGTTTTATGTGTGAATGAATGTGTTGTAATACCTAACGGGATTACTCCGCCTAGTGTAATTGCTTGTGAATGCCTTGATAGTAAAGACTTTGACAATACACACGCTTTTGAAAAGATGTCAAAGTTATTTTCATGACACACACCACTAGTTGGATTTAGTTTGAGAGTTGTCTATACTACtcatgtcgaaaaaaaaaaaaaagcaaaacaaAGGAAAGGATGAAAGggagaatttttatattttttttgatagataataataaataaagaagaagaagaaaaaaaatgatcagaGGGGTTCAAGTGGCGATTGATGCCTTTGGGGCTAGTAGACTGATTGCGGCGGACCCCGATGGACCCTTCATCATTTGTGAAATTCAATTGTTTAAGGTTAGAAAGTACAACTGCTATTTTGTCAGTGATTTTGGACAttagttgttgatgatgtgTTATTAGACTTATTAGCctctggctttttttttttttttctttacttgtTTATAAAGCTTGTCAACGGAAAATggatttatgatttattataattttttttctttttaaatttcaactgAGTCATAgagttgatttttattaactggatttttttataatttatggaaaaattatgGATATaggtgtatgtatatataaacaatttgaaaagggtcaaaaaaataaaagaaaaaaaagagaaaactTGGTCGTCACGCACTCTTGGACTTTGGAAGTTACTGATCTATCGTTTGACCTGTGTAAAATGTGTTGAATTTAATGCAACACGCGATGTTTTAAGCCACAAAGAACCCTCTTGTGATATGCTAAACCAACTGCAtctgtatatattattatgttacgGTTATAAAACACACCATGTATGTAttaggtaaaataaaaaatacatataaggtggtcaatcttttttttttttttttttctacagacacataaaataaatgatttacatatttaaatatatctgcctatatgtatgtatagacaaatttaaattggttttttaaattatacataacATGTGTGACTGTGATTGTTTCAACTACGTTATTTACAAATCAGACAACGTTAttttcaaacataaaaaattccCCTAAActcatttatcattaaatgaataaaaaaaaaatataactatacaaaataaaacaagaaaatattgagtttaatattttttttttaaatcaggaCATACATATCGATTTCTTTAAAAGTTAACTTAGTTTAAGCCAACGACTGGTCAATCAGTTGTTCAGTAGTCTTCAACGGATGAAACGtcaacgacgacgacgactTTCAAAGTGGAAACACAATCCCCCCCTTGGTTAAAATCCTCATTTCTACCCTTATCCTTACCCAGTGTGTTCACTCGTCCGATGTTGCATTCACAACGAAGAAAgcaaatcgaaaaataaaaaagaatgataacagaaataaaaaaaaaaaaaaatattaaagcatAGAAGGAGGAAGTGAAGTGATATACACGGATATGAATAAAGAAAGTaatagtagaaaaaataaagaaggaaaaaatatgaaaaaaaaaaaataaaaaagtaaaagaaatcTGCTTGGCCATGCGTAAATGTGTCACGCATTGGCACGTGACCATGTATGTACTACCGGAGACATAATATAGCCAACGATAGACCTTACCCTCCCAACATCATGTTGACCCCCTCTTGTACCCCCCTTATGACGCCCGACATATAACCCTCCACCCTTATACTCTTTCAATGACCCCATACCAATATGCTTACACGCTCCGCACACCGGTTTTCCATTTCAcgtcatttattcattttcattgcttttctattctttattttttttatcatgaaattttttaagtcaatTCTTGATTAGTGTTgacactattattattattattattgttctatgaataatataaaagttgtttaaaaaataaaaaattttatgtctTAATGAATACcgaatgtatat from Aphidius gifuensis isolate YNYX2018 linkage group LG5, ASM1490517v1, whole genome shotgun sequence includes:
- the LOC122857074 gene encoding transcriptional regulator ERG homolog; amino-acid sequence: MYDSASCSYSGALDLKGATGTTISTTTTTGVSVSTTGVKQENWPYRGLACGSTFQQLKQSVEKAKQALADRGSYLAGAFSPPPRTNTSAISPNTTSSITDASNSYKGGWSHAASPAPGQGYGSGLSKSALDTHSHLRQPDPYQMFGATSSRLASSGSGQIQLWQFLLELLSDSSNAACITWEGTNGEFKLTDPDEVARRWGERKSKPNMNYDKLSRALRYYYDKNIMTKVHGKRYAYKFDFQGLAAATQPAAADPAAYKYQSELFMSGYGHAKLNLMPPPAASVSVSVPGGLFQSASSYWSSPGANLYAGHHTASGHVPPHLGTYPHYA